Below is a window of Candidatus Paceibacterota bacterium DNA.
CGGCCGCCGGCATGCCCTCGCCACGGCCGCGCAGGTACAGGATATAGGCGAAGTTGATGGCGTTCTGGCTGCGGATCAGCTTCGACGTGATGAACCCTGCCGAGCGCAGGATCATCGTCAGCCGGTCGAAATGCGTTTTGTTGATGAAGTTCAGAACGCCTGTCTTCAGCTTGGCGAACGATTCCTCTGCCACCGTTTCTTCGTACTGTTTGGTCTCAAAATTCCGGCCCGACAGCAGGGCTACGAGGTCTTGAAGTTTGCCGCGTCGGAATTCCGACGTGAACGCCACGCGCAACATATCGGTGTAGGAGGGGTCGTAGAGGTCGTCGTTAACGTCCTTCAACCAGCGCATCTTTGGCAGGAATTCGGAGGCGGCGAAAGCCTTGTCGCCCTTTTCTATACGCGACAGGAATTCCGGCGCGATCGCCAAGTGGCAGAAATAGTCGATGGCCTTTCGCAGCATGTTGCCGCCGTAGGTATCGTTCGCTGCGATCTTTGACATGGCAAAATCGGCTTGGCTGAGGGATGCGCCGGCTGAGTTCACGCGGATGAATATCTCGGTCACCGTCTCTATATCGAGATCTTCGGCTAGTTCGATGAAGCCAACATGGTTGTTAATGATCTTGCGCACCCGCTCCAGGACGATCGAGACTTCATCTTGATCGGCGTCGGGGTTACGTGTGGCGTAGTCGCGCGTGAGCTTCGTGAGGCTGGCGTCCGGCGCAAAGACCTCGGCTAAATCAGGAATCCACGCGACGTCCTTTTGAATGGCCGGGTTTGAAACTTCGAACTTTTCCTCGACGGGATGAAAAGCGATGCGGATGCGGACAGTTTCATAGTCCTTCGTTAGAACCTCGCGCCCAAGTAGCGCAGCCATAAGTGCCGTGACCCGCTGCTGGCCGTCGATGAGAATGCGTTTGCCTGAGGAGGACGAGCCGTCCTTCAGGCGCACCGAGGGGTTGCGCCAGGCGATCAGGTAGCCCACCGGATAGCCCTGATAGAGGGAATCGAGC
It encodes the following:
- a CDS encoding DUF262 domain-containing protein → MATQRYSVTPHPIETLLTWVKSGEIAIPEIQRPFVWDATKVRNLLDSLYQGYPVGYLIAWRNPSVRLKDGSSSSGKRILIDGQQRVTALMAALLGREVLTKDYETVRIRIAFHPVEEKFEVSNPAIQKDVAWIPDLAEVFAPDASLTKLTRDYATRNPDADQDEVSIVLERVRKIINNHVGFIELAEDLDIETVTEIFIRVNSAGASLSQADFAMSKIAANDTYGGNMLRKAIDYFCHLAIAPEFLSRIEKGDKAFAASEFLPKMRWLKDVNDDLYDPSYTDMLRVAFTSEFRRGKLQDLVALLSGRNFETKQYEETVAEESFAKLKTGVLNFINKTHFDRLTMILRSAGFITSKLIRSQNAINFAYILYLRGRGEGMPAADIERLVRRWYVMSLLRGRYSGSPETTFDFDIRQIESQGLAKYTEAVIEAELPESFWTTLLPQEMDTSSGSSPYFLVYQAAQAKLGDLGFLSRDITVRDLLLNRSDVHHVYPRNLLKKQGMTRGRYNQIANFVVAQSEINIGIGDRAPEVYFAELAEQCNGGPKKHGGITDLEELRANLAMSCLPESLLSGEAPDYGDFLETRRKLMAQKIKTYFEGL